AGGGAGGGTGTCGCGATCGGTCATCTGCGCGCCTCCGGTCAGGCGGTGGTGCGGCGCAGGATCTGGTAGAGCTGGTCCTTGAGCAGCAGCTTCTCCTTTTTCAGCCGCTCGATCTCGAAGGTGGATGCCGGTACCAGGCCCGCCTCCATGTTGTGGATTTCCTGGTCGAGCGAATTGTGGCGGTGGAACAGCCGCGCAAAGCGGGCGTCCTGCGTCTTGAGGGCGGTGATCTGGTCGCGGTATTCGGGAAACATGCTGCTCTCCTGTGGCTGGATCCGCGCGCACATGGCGTGGCGCATGGATTCATTCTGGTGAGCGCAGGGCGTCGCGGCCTTGACCAGGATCATGGCTCGCCGGGGAATGAGACGAGGCCGCAAGGCGGGACGCACTGGCATGCGGCCCCGGAAAAACAAACGCCCGCCGGGGTGCGGCGGGCGTGCTTGCTGGCATGGCCGCTCGGGCCATCTGCCAGTCTCAGGCGGCGCTCGGCTTGGCGCTGGGTGTGGTGTTGTCCAGCGAATACGGCGACAACAGGCGCACCATCTGGGCAAAGGCCTTGGGGTTGCCGGCCAGCACTTCGCCTTGTTCCAGCTGGCGCGGCTCGCCGGCGTAGTTGCCGACCAGGCCGCCCGACTCGGTGATCAGCAGCATGCCGGCGGCCATGTCCCACGGCTGCAGGCCGCGCTCGAAGAAGCCGTCGAGGCGGCCGCAGGCGACGTAGGCCAGGTCCAGCGCGGCGGCGCCCGGGCGGCGCAGGCCGGCGCAGCTGCGCGTCATCAGCGCGAAGATCTCGAGGTACTCGTCCACGCCTTCCAGGTCGCGGAAGGGGAAGCCGGTGCCGATCAGGCAGTCGGCCAGCTTGTCGCGGCGGGTGACGCGGATGCGACGGTTGTTGAGGAAGGCGCCGGCGCCCTTGGTGGCGGTGAACAGCTCGTCGCGGGTGGGGTCGTAGACCACCGCCTGCACCGGCGTGCCGCGGTGCAGCTGGGCGATCGAGACCGCGTATTGCGGGAAGCCGTGGATGAAGTTTGTGGTGCCGTCGAGCGGGTCGATGACCCAGGTGTATTCGTGGGTGGCTTCTTCTTCGGTCCAGGACTGGCCGGACTCTTCCGCTAGAATGCCGTGTTCCGGGTAGGCCGTGCGCAGGATCTCGATGATCGCGGCTTCGGCGGCGCGGTCGACCTCGGTAACGAAATCGTTGTGTTGCTTGCGCGAGACGCGCACCAGATCGACGTCGAGCGACGCGCGGTTGATGATGGATCCCGCCTTGCGGGCCGCCTTGATGGCGATATTGAGCATCGGATGCATGAATCTCTCCAGGCCGGCCACGACCGCGCGGCGGGGCGCCAAGGCGCCGCTCGCCCGCTCATGGGCAGCTGACAACACAACGGATTGTAGAAGAACGTGGGGCGTCGCCGGCCTTGCTGCAGGACGCTTCGCAAATGTGTCGCGAACGTCTCGCGGGCATGGATAAACCTGGCGCCGCGCCAAAGAAGAACCCCGAATTGTATATGAACCCGGCAATTGATACGAGCCAGCCCGCTACCCCCACCTCCGGCGGGGATGCCTTCGGCCGCGTGCGCTTCGTGCTGGTGGAAACCAGCCATCCCGGCAACGTCGGCTCGGTGGCGCGGGCGATCAAGACCATGGGCTTCGGCAGCCTGGTGCTGGTTTCGCCGCGCGAGCCCGAGGTGCTGCGGCATCCCGACGCCGTCGCCATGGCCAGCGGCGCCGACGACGTGCTGGCCGCCGCCGCGATCGTCGACCACGTCGATGCGGCCCTGGCCGGCGCCGCGCTGACCGTCGCCATGACCGCGCGCCAGCGCGAGTTCGGACCGCCGCGGCTGCTGCCGCGCGCCGCCGCCGCGCGTGCGCGGCAGACGCTGTCCGGCAGCGACGGCGTGGCGTTCGTGTTCGGCAACGAGCGCTATGGCCTGCCCAACGAGGTGGTGGAGCGCTGCAACGCGGTGACCCATATCCCGGCCAATCCCGCCTATGCCTCGCTGAACCTGGCGCAGGCGGTGCAGCTGGTGGCCTACGAGATGCGGCTGGCGCTGCTGGAGGCCGCCCCGGACGCGGGCGCCAATATCGGCTATGCTGGCGAGCCGGCCACGGCCGAACAGGTCGAGGCCATGTTCGGCCACCTGCAGGCCGGACTCGAGGCGATCGGCTTTCTCGATCCGTCCAATCCGCGCAAGCTGATGACCCGGCTGCGCCGTCTGCTGGCGCGCAGCGGCCTCGAGCGCGAGGAAGTGAACATCCTGCGCGGCATCGCCAAGCACATGCTGATTGCCGCGCAGAACCCGTCGGGCCCGCAGGCCGACCGGTGACAGGAGCAAAGGACTGTGGCCGCAACCCGTAGCGACGCGATGTGGGACCGGAACGGTGCATGCCGAGGCGGCGTGGCCGGGCGTCCTGCCGCCGCGGGTGGGCGCATGCCCGGTCGATGTTGATCGCAGCATCGCAGCAATGTCCCTGGCGGATCAGGGGCCAAACGCCGGCGCCGCAAGGCGGGCCGGCAAATCCCGTACACTCCTGATCCTCTTCACCGGCCCCCGACCGCGCCGGTGACCCCGCCCCGGGCGCTGGCCCGCGTGGCATGGCGCACGGCGCGGCACCACGACACGACCAAGATGTTCTCTCGCCTGAAGGAAGATATCGACACCATCATGCTGCGCGATCCCGCCGCGCGCAGCCGCCTGGAAGTCCTGACCTGCTATCCGGGCCTGCATGCGGTGCTGCTGCACCGGCTGGCGCACGCGTGCTGGCGCGCGGGCTGGCACTGGCTGGGCCGCTGGATCTCGCACTGGTCGCGCTTCTTCACCGGCATCGAGATCCATCCGGCGGCGACGCTGGGCCGGCGCGTGTTTATCGACCACGGCATGGGCGTGGTCATCGGCGAAACCGCGCAGATCGGCGACGACTGCACCATCTACCAGGGCGTGACGCTGGGCGGCACGTCGCTGTACAAGGGCCAGAAGCGGCATCCGACCCTCGGCGTCGGCGTGGTGGTCAGCGCGGGCGCCAAGGTGCTGGGCGGATTCGAAGTAGGCGACGGCGCGCGCGTGGGCTCCAACGCGGTGGTGCTCAAGCCGGTGCCGCCGGGCGCGACCGCGGTCGGCATTCCGGCCCGCATCATCCTGCCGGATGCGCCGTCGGTGCAGCAGGGGGCCAGGCAGGAGTTCTCGGCCTACGGCATCACGCCGAATGCCGACGATCCGGTATCGCTGGCGCTCAAGAGCCTGATCGACAATGCCGCGCTCCAGCATGACCGCATCGAGGCCGTGCTGGCCGCGCTCGACCGGCTTGGCGAACACCTGGAGAACACGCCGAACGATCCGTTCGATGCCAGCGAGCTGCGCAAGCTGATGAAGTAACGGCGCGAGCGACGGCTGGCGCGGTTCAGTCTGTCTGCGGCAGCAGCCGGAAGCCGTCCTGGTCCAGCTGCAGCACCGCGGCGCGCGGATGCGCGCCATCCAGGTCCCAGTCGGTCAGCACCCAGCGCACGCCTGCACCTTCCTCGTGGCGAGCCGGGCGATGGGTATGGCCATGGACCAGCAGCGACGCGCCGGCTGCGCCGAGCAACTCGGCCGCCGCAGCGGGGGCCACATCACCGTAGACCACCGGAACCGCCGCGCCCGCACTGCGTTGCCGGGCGCGGTTGCCTTCGCTGTCCGCGCGCAGCTTGCGGGCGACGGCCAGGCGCGCGCGCAGCGGCAGCGCCAGGAACACGCGCTGCACCCAGCGCTTGCGGGTCCAGCGGCGAAAGCGGTTGTAGCGTTCGTCGTCGATGCACAGCATGTCGCCGTGGCTCAGCACCACGCGCTGGCCGGCGCAATCGATCATGGTGGGGTCGGGCAGCAGCGTGGCGCCGGCGGCGTCGGCGAAGCGCTGTCCCAGCAGGAAGTCGCGGTTGCCGTGCATCAGGTACACCGCCACGCCGCGCGCGGCCAGTGCGCGCAGCGCCAGCGCCACGCGTTGCGCGAACGGCGTCTCGGTTTCTTCGTCGCCGACCCAGAATTCAAAGAAGTCGCCCAGGATAAACAGCGTGCGCGCGTGCGTCGCGGCGCGCGCGAGCGTGCGCTCGAAGGCCGCCAGCGTGCGTGGCATGCCGGGCGTCAGATGCAGGTCTGAAATGAACCACGCCGGCGCCTGTACCTCGAGGGGACCGGCCACCGGCGTGTGGGAGATTGCGGTCATGCGTGGTGTCGGGAGAAGAAGACCGACACGCAGGCCGGCACGCGCGCGCACACGGTACCGCAATCGGCAGGCATAGGCTTATTCGACGACGACGGCCTTCTCGATCACGACGTCTTCCAGCGGCACGTCCTGGTGGAAGCCCGAGCTGCCGGTGCGCACGCCCTTGATCTGCTCGACCACGTCGGTGCCGTCGACCACCTTGCCGAACACGGCATAGCCGAAGCCCTGCGGGGTGGGGGACGAGAAGTTGAGGAAGTCGTTGTCGACCACGTTGATGAAGAACTGCGCGGTGGCCGAGTGCGGCGCATTGGTGCGCGCCATCGCCACGGTGTAGCGGTCGTTCTTCAGGCCGTTGCCGGCTTCGTTCTCGATCGGGGCGTCGGTGTCCTTCTGCTTCATGCCGGGCTCGAAGCCGCCGCCCTGGATCATGAAGTTCTTGATCACGCGGTGGAAGATGGTGTTGTCGTAGTGGCCCTTGCGGACATACGACAGGAAGTTCTCCACCGTTTTCGGGGCCTTTTCGGCGTCGAGTTCCAGGGTGATCACACCCTTGTTGGTCTGCAGCTGTACCTTGGACATGGCGGTTTCCTCTGTTCGGTAATTATTTGACGACGGTGGCCGACTCGATCACGATCGGCGCGGCCGGCACATTGCGCATCGGGCCGTAGGCCGTGGTCGGCACGGCCTTGATCTTGTCGATCGTGTCCATGCCTTCCACCACCTTGCCGAAGACGGCATAGCCATTGCCGTCCGGCTGCGGGTAGTCGAGATTCGGATTATCCACCACATTGACGAAGAACTGCGCGGTGGCCGAATCCGGGTTGCTGGTGCGCGCCATGGCAACCGTGCCGGCCTTGTTCTTCAGGCCGTTGCGGGCTTCCAGCGGGATCGGCGCGCGTGTGGGCTTTTCCTTCATGTCGCGGTCGAAGCCGCCGCCCTGCACCATGAAGCCGTTGATCACGCGGTGGAAGATGGTGCCACTGTAGAAGCCGCTCTTCACATATTCCAGGAAGTTCGCGACGGTCCTGGGTGCGGCCTCGGGATAGAGCTCGACCGTGAACTTGCCGGCGCTGGTGACGAACTGGACGCGCTCGGCGGCCTTCTGCTGGGCCAGCGCGCTGAACGAAGACAGCGCCAGGGCGCCTGCGGCCAGGCCGGCAATGACGATGCGACGGGAACGGATCATGAAGGAACTCCGGTAAGTCGGGATGGACGCGGCCCGGGCGTGCCGCGCCGGGCCTGCGGATGGATGTGGTCGGATCGATGCGGTCAGTTGGCCGCGGGCGCGCTGGCCGGCGACTGGCGCCCGCCCGGCGCCGCCTTGCGGCCGGTGGCAGCGGGGGCGGCCGGCTTCGGTGGCGCTGCCACGGCGGAAGCCGGGGCCAGCTGGCGCAGGCCGGCACTGGCGCGGGCATCGCCGGGATTGCGGCGCAGCGCTTCGGTGTAGGCCTGCTCGGCCAGGCGGCGGTAGACGTCGCCCAGGTTGGTATAGCCGACCGCGAAGGCGGGCTTGACCTCGGTGGCCAGCAGCAATTCGGCTTCGGCGCGCTTCAGGTCGCCGCGCTTGGCATAGAGCAGCGCGAGGTTGTTGTGCGGCTCGGGCAGTTCGGGAAAGTCCTGCGCCATCTCGCTGAAGGCCTGGATCGCTTCGTCCTCGCGGCCCGACTGGGCCAGCGCCCAGGCGCGCTGGAAGCGGGCCTGCGCATTGCGCGGGTTGGCAGCGAGCACGCGGTCGAAGCCCTTGATGGCGTCCTCGTAGCGGCGCGCATTGGCGGCTTGCTGGGCCTCGCCCATGCCCGGGTCGGTCGACTGGATGCCGCCGACCGGCGAGGTCGGCACTGCCAGCGACAGCGGGCCGTTCTGCGCGGACGCGGGGCCTGCCAGCGCAGCGGCCAGGGCCAGCAGCGGCAGGACGGTGCGGGATCCGCGCCGGCGCGTGCGCGCAGCGCAGACGGCAGGGGCGGCGGAAAGCGGGGAGGGCAGCGGCAGGCTCATTGAGGACGGGTCCGTTATACTCCGCGGCATTCTAGCAAAGCGGCAAGTGCGGCACGAAGGCGATGCCGCGGCGGCCAGGCTTGCGGTGTTCATGCGCTGACGTGCGTGGGCACGTGCATGCGCGCCGGCCGGCCGGGCCGCGGGTCCGACTCGCGCACCGCCTTCCGGTAAGATATGGGGCGCGACGGCATTGCGCCAGCAGCGGCGTTCGCGCTGCCTGCCGTGTGGAACCGGCAGACTCCTCTCACCACTCACTTCGTTTCATGCAGCCCCTCAACATCTACAACACGCTCGCGCGTGAGAAACAGCCATTCGTGCCAATCGAACCCGGCAAGGTCCGCATGTATGTCTGCGGCATGACCGTGTACGACTATTGTCACGTCGGCCATGCGCGCGTGATGGTGGTGTTCGACATGGTGCACCGGTGGCTGCGCGCCGCCGGCTACGAGGTGACCTATGTGCAGAACATCACCGATATCGACGACAAGATCATCCGCCGCGCTGCCGAAAACGGCGAGACCATCGGCGAGCTGACCACGCGCTTCATCCAGTACATGCACGAGGACGCCGCCGCGCTGGGCGTGATCCGTCCCGACCACGAGCCGCGCGCTACCGACTACGTGCCGCAGATGCTCGACATGATCGGCAAGCTCGAGGCCAGGGGCCTGGCCTACCAGGCCAGCGACGGCGACGTGAACTACTCGGTGCGCAAGTTCGACGGCTACGGCAAGCTGTCCGGCAAGTCGCTGGAAGACCTGCGTGCCGGCGAGCGCGTCAGCGCCAACGATGCCAAGCAGGACCCGCTCGACTTCGTGCTGTGGAAATCCGCCAAGGCTAGCGAGCCGCCCGAGAGCAAGTGGGACTCGAAGTGGGGCGCCGGCCGCCCGGGCTGGCACATTGAATGCTCTGCGATGAGCTGCGCACTGCTGGGCGAGCATTTCGACATTCATGGCGGCGGCGCCGACCTGCAGTTCCCGCACCACGAGAACGAGATCGCGCAGTCCGAAGGCGCCAGCGGCAAGCCCTTCGTCAACCTGTGGATGCACAACGGCTTCGTGCGCATCAACGACGAGAAAATGTCCAAGTCGCTTGGCAATTTTTTTACCATCCGCGAGGTGCTGAAGGCGTACGACGCCGAGGTCGTGCGCTTCTTCATCCTGCGCGCGCACTACCGCAGTCCGCTGAACTACAGCGACGCGCACCTGGACGATGCGCGCCACGCGCTGACGCGCCTGTACACGGCGCTCAAGGACAGCCAGCCTGGCGGCTGCGCGGTGGACTGGGACGAGCCGCACGCGAAGCGCTTTGCCGAGGCCATGGGCGACGACTTCAACACGCCGATCGCGATGTCGGTGCTGTTCGACCTGGCCAGCGAGATCAACCGCACCGGCTCGACCGCGGCGGCGCGCCAGCTCAAGGGGCTGGCCGGCACGCTGGGCCTGCTCGAGCGTGACCCGCATACCTTCCTGCAGGGCGGCAAGTCCGACGACGGCCCGTCGCCGGACGAGATCGAGAAGCTGATCGCGGCGCGCAAGGCCGCCAAGGCCGAGCGCAACTTCGCCGAGGCGGACCGCATCCGCGCGCAGCTGCTGGAAGCGGGCATCGTGCTGGAAGACAAGCCGGGCGGTGCCACCGAGTGGAGGCGTGCTTGAACGCTGCCGCGCGCAAGCCCGCCACCGCCTCGCCGCCCGCCGCCGCGGGCCGGGCGAAGGCGGCCGGCCCGCGCCCGGCCAAGGCCGGCGCCAGGGAGGCGCCGCTGCCCGACGGCAAGGACACCAGCATGCCCGCGCGCAACGCCAGGTCGGTGCTGCCCGAGGCGCAGGCGGTGCCGCTGCCGGTCGAGACCGTGGCCGACACGGTCCGACCCGCCTACTGGGACGAGGCCTGCGCGGACCTGATGAAGCGCGACCGCATCCTGCGCAAGATGATCCCGACCTATGGCCCGGCGCACCTGGTCTCGCGCGGCGACCCGTTCGTCACGCTGGCGCGCGCGGTGGTGGGCCAGCAGATCTCGGTCAAGGCGGCGCAATCGGTGTGGGAACGCCTGCACGCGGTGTGCCCGCGGCTGGCGCCGGCGCAGTTCCTGCGCGCCGGTCCGGAGAAGCTGGCGGGCTGCGGCGTGTCCAGGCGCAAGGCCGAATACCTGATCGACCTGGCCGGGCACTTCAAGGCCGGTACCGTGCATGTCGCGCAGTGGGCGCAGATGGACGACGAGGCCGTGATCGCCGAGCTGACGCAGATCCGCGGCATCGGCCGCTGGACCGCCGAGATGTTCCTGATGTTCAACCTGATGCGGCCCAATGTGCTGCCGCTCGACGATGTCGGCCTGATCAACGCCATCTCGACCAACTATTTCAGCGGCGAACCGGTCACGCGCAGCGAGGCGCGCGAGGTGGCGGCCAACTGGGAACCGTGGCGCACCGTGGCCACCTGGTATATGTGGCGCAGCCTCGACCCGTTGCCTGTGACGTATTAAGCATCGCAACAACAAAATTTAACGGCGGGTGCAGTCCGGGCTATCTGGCAGGCGCTAAGATAGCGGCCAATTTCCGGTAGAATGCGCCCCTTCACAGACAGGTACGTGTGATTTTATGAAAACCACCTTCCTGGATTTTGAGCAGCCCATTGCCGAACTCGAGGCAAAGATCGAAGAACTGCGCTTCGTGCAGGACGATTCGGCTGTCGATATTTCCGAAGAGATTTCGCGGCTGGCCGGCAAGAGCCAGCAGCTGACCAAAGACATCTATGCCAACCTGACCCCGTGGCAGGTTGCGCAAATCGCCCGCCACCCCCAGCGTCCCTATACGCTGGACTACGTGCGCGAGATCTTTACCGATTTCCACGAGCTGCACGGCGACCGCACCTTTGCCGACGACCTGTCGATAATCGGCGGCCTGGCGCGCTTCAATGGCCAGTCGTGCATGGTGATCGGGCACCAGAAGGGCCGTGATACGAAAGAGCGCGCCATGCGCAATTTCGGCATGCCCAAGCCCGAGGGCTACCGCAAGGCCAAGCGCCTGATGGAGCTGGCCGACAAGTTCGGGCTGCCGATCTTCACCTTCGTCGACACCCCGGGCGCGTTCCCCGGCATCGATGCCGAAGAGCGCGGCCAGTCCGAGGCCATCGGCCACAACCTGTATGTGATGGCCGGCCTGAAGGTGCCGCTGATCGCCACCATCATCGGCGAGGGCGGTTCGGGCGGCGCGCTGGCGATTGCCGTGGGCGACGTGGTGCAGATGCTGCAGTTCGCCACCTACGCGGTGATCTCGCCGGAAGGCTGCGCCTCGATCCTGTGGAAGACCGCCGAGAAGGCGCCGGAAGCCGCCGAGGCGCTGGGCCTGACTGCGCACCGGCTGAAGGCACTGGGCCTGATCGACAAGATCGTGAGCGAGCCGCTGGGCGGCGCGCATCGCGACTACAAGGGCATGGCGGCAATGCTCAAGCGCTCGCTGGCCGAGTCGCTGCGCCAGTTCCAGGGCATGAGCGTGAAGGAATTGCAGGCGCGCCGCTACGAGCGCCTGCTGGCCTATGGCAAGTTCAAGGAAACCGGCGCCCAGGACTGACCCGTCCTCCCGGCTGACCGACAAGGTCGCACAGGCCCTGCAGGCCGGTGCGGCCTTTGTTGTTTCTGGCGCTGCCGCGGCGGCCGCGCCGACGGTCGCGGTGGCGCTGTCGGGCGGGCGCGACTCGGTCGCGCTGCTGCATGCCGCATGCGCGGCGGTGGCGCGGGCGGGCGACAGCGCGCGCGTGGTGGCGCTGCATGTCCACCATGGCCTGCAGGCCGAGGCCGACGACTGGGATCGCTTCTGCGCCGCACTGTGCGCGCAGTGGCAGGTCGGTTATTTCGTGAGGCGCGTGTCGGTGCGGCCGGCGGCGGGCGAGGGCGTCGAGGCCGCCGCGCGCCGCGCGCGCTATGCCGCGCTGGCGGCGATGTGCACCGACAGCGGCGCGCGCCTGCTGCTGTTTGCCCATCACCAGGACGACCAGGTCGAGACCGTGCTGCTGCGGCTGTTCCGCGGCGCCGGCGTGGCCGGCATGGCCGGCATGCCGGCGATGCGCCCGCTGGATCCGCGCAGCGGCGTGATGCTGCTGCGCCCGTGGCTCGATGTTCCGCGCGCCGGCATCGAGGCCTACTGCGCTGCCAACGCGCTGCAGTGGGTCGACGATCCGTCCAATGCCGACGACCGCTATGCGCGCAACGCGTTGCGCCAGCACCTGCCGGCGCTGCAGGCGGCGTTTCCGGCGCTGGCGGTCAATGTGGTGCAGGCGGCCGCGCATTTCGCCCAGGCCGGCGCGCTGATCGACCAGCTTGCCGCCACCGCGCTGGCGACGCTGGCGCGTGCCGGCCGCGACCCCGACACGCTGTCTGAACTCGACCTGCCCGGCCTGCGCGCGCTGCCGGCGGCGCAGGCCGATGCGGTGCTGCGCCTGTGGCTGCGCGACCTCGGCGTGCGCGCCCCGTCCACCGCGCGGCTGGCGGCGATGCGCGAGCAACTGATTGCGCATGCCGGCGGCGAGCCGGCCATCGCGCATGAAGGCCTGGTGCTGCGCCGCTTCCGCGAGCGCGTGCTGGCCTGCGTGCCGCCGCCGGCGCAGGCGCCCGAGCCGGTGCTGCTGGACTGGCGCGGCGAGGCCCGCATCGTCGTGCCGGCTTGGCGCGGCGAACTCCATTTCTTCCGTGACGACACCTTCGGCGTGCCCGAAGCGGTGTTGCGCCAGCCCTTGCGCCTGGCCGCGCGGCGCGGCGGCGAGCGCATCGTGCTGCGCCCCGGCGGCCCCGCGCGGGCGCTGAAGCAGGCGTGCCAGGAGGCCGGCATTCCGGCCTGGCGCCGGGCCTGGCTGCCGCTGCTGTGGGCCGGCGACACGCTGGTGCTGGCCGCCGGGCTGGGCATGCATCGCCGCTGGCCAGATGCCGCGCCGGCGCCGCGCTGGCGCGTGGCATGGCAGCCGCAGGCGCCGGCATCACATCCGATCTGCCGCCCATAGTCCCCGCGCGCCTTGCCTGACCGGGCCGCTTCGTGTATTTTCAAGGGCTTTGCACAATCGCTGGCGTCGACAAGAAGATGGCTCTCATCGTTCACAAATACGGCGGCACTTCGATGGGTTCCACGGAACGCATCAAGAATGTCGCCAAGCGCGTGGCCAAGTGGCACCGCGCCGGTCACCGCGTAGTCGTGGTGCCTTCGGCCATGTCGGGCGAGACCAATCGCCTGCTGGGACTCGCCAAGGAAATTTCGCCCCAGCCCGATCCGCGTGAACTGGACATGCTCGCCTCCACCGGCGAGCAGGCCAGCGTGGCGCTGCTGGCGATCGCGCTGCACGGCGAGGACATCGACGCCGTCAGCTACACCGGCTGGCAGGTCCCGGTGAAGACCGATTCGTCGTACACCAAGGCCCGCATCGAATCGATCGACGACGAGCGCATCCTGGCCGACCTCGACGCCGGCCGCGTGGTGGTGATCACCGGCTTCCAGGGCATCGACGACGAGGGCAACATCACCACGCTGGGCCGCGGCGGCTCGGACACCTCGGCGGTGGCGATCGCCGCCGCGATCGAGGCCGACGAGTGCCTGATCTACACCGACGTCGACGGCGTCTACACCACCGACCCGCGCGTGGTCGAGGACGCCCGCCGCCTGGACCAGATCACCTTCGAGGAAATGCTGGAAATGGC
This Cupriavidus nantongensis DNA region includes the following protein-coding sequences:
- a CDS encoding DNA-3-methyladenine glycosylase family protein; amino-acid sequence: MNAAARKPATASPPAAAGRAKAAGPRPAKAGAREAPLPDGKDTSMPARNARSVLPEAQAVPLPVETVADTVRPAYWDEACADLMKRDRILRKMIPTYGPAHLVSRGDPFVTLARAVVGQQISVKAAQSVWERLHAVCPRLAPAQFLRAGPEKLAGCGVSRRKAEYLIDLAGHFKAGTVHVAQWAQMDDEAVIAELTQIRGIGRWTAEMFLMFNLMRPNVLPLDDVGLINAISTNYFSGEPVTRSEAREVAANWEPWRTVATWYMWRSLDPLPVTY
- a CDS encoding tetratricopeptide repeat protein gives rise to the protein MSLPLPSPLSAAPAVCAARTRRRGSRTVLPLLALAAALAGPASAQNGPLSLAVPTSPVGGIQSTDPGMGEAQQAANARRYEDAIKGFDRVLAANPRNAQARFQRAWALAQSGREDEAIQAFSEMAQDFPELPEPHNNLALLYAKRGDLKRAEAELLLATEVKPAFAVGYTNLGDVYRRLAEQAYTEALRRNPGDARASAGLRQLAPASAVAAPPKPAAPAATGRKAAPGGRQSPASAPAAN
- a CDS encoding RNA methyltransferase; translated protein: MNPAIDTSQPATPTSGGDAFGRVRFVLVETSHPGNVGSVARAIKTMGFGSLVLVSPREPEVLRHPDAVAMASGADDVLAAAAIVDHVDAALAGAALTVAMTARQREFGPPRLLPRAAAARARQTLSGSDGVAFVFGNERYGLPNEVVERCNAVTHIPANPAYASLNLAQAVQLVAYEMRLALLEAAPDAGANIGYAGEPATAEQVEAMFGHLQAGLEAIGFLDPSNPRKLMTRLRRLLARSGLEREEVNILRGIAKHMLIAAQNPSGPQADR
- a CDS encoding peptidylprolyl isomerase; this encodes MSKVQLQTNKGVITLELDAEKAPKTVENFLSYVRKGHYDNTIFHRVIKNFMIQGGGFEPGMKQKDTDAPIENEAGNGLKNDRYTVAMARTNAPHSATAQFFINVVDNDFLNFSSPTPQGFGYAVFGKVVDGTDVVEQIKGVRTGSSGFHQDVPLEDVVIEKAVVVE
- the cysS gene encoding cysteine--tRNA ligase, with translation MQPLNIYNTLAREKQPFVPIEPGKVRMYVCGMTVYDYCHVGHARVMVVFDMVHRWLRAAGYEVTYVQNITDIDDKIIRRAAENGETIGELTTRFIQYMHEDAAALGVIRPDHEPRATDYVPQMLDMIGKLEARGLAYQASDGDVNYSVRKFDGYGKLSGKSLEDLRAGERVSANDAKQDPLDFVLWKSAKASEPPESKWDSKWGAGRPGWHIECSAMSCALLGEHFDIHGGGADLQFPHHENEIAQSEGASGKPFVNLWMHNGFVRINDEKMSKSLGNFFTIREVLKAYDAEVVRFFILRAHYRSPLNYSDAHLDDARHALTRLYTALKDSQPGGCAVDWDEPHAKRFAEAMGDDFNTPIAMSVLFDLASEINRTGSTAAARQLKGLAGTLGLLERDPHTFLQGGKSDDGPSPDEIEKLIAARKAAKAERNFAEADRIRAQLLEAGIVLEDKPGGATEWRRA
- a CDS encoding peptidylprolyl isomerase, whose protein sequence is MIRSRRIVIAGLAAGALALSSFSALAQQKAAERVQFVTSAGKFTVELYPEAAPRTVANFLEYVKSGFYSGTIFHRVINGFMVQGGGFDRDMKEKPTRAPIPLEARNGLKNKAGTVAMARTSNPDSATAQFFVNVVDNPNLDYPQPDGNGYAVFGKVVEGMDTIDKIKAVPTTAYGPMRNVPAAPIVIESATVVK
- a CDS encoding inositol monophosphatase family protein, translating into MHPMLNIAIKAARKAGSIINRASLDVDLVRVSRKQHNDFVTEVDRAAEAAIIEILRTAYPEHGILAEESGQSWTEEEATHEYTWVIDPLDGTTNFIHGFPQYAVSIAQLHRGTPVQAVVYDPTRDELFTATKGAGAFLNNRRIRVTRRDKLADCLIGTGFPFRDLEGVDEYLEIFALMTRSCAGLRRPGAAALDLAYVACGRLDGFFERGLQPWDMAAGMLLITESGGLVGNYAGEPRQLEQGEVLAGNPKAFAQMVRLLSPYSLDNTTPSAKPSAA
- the cysE gene encoding serine O-acetyltransferase, translated to MFSRLKEDIDTIMLRDPAARSRLEVLTCYPGLHAVLLHRLAHACWRAGWHWLGRWISHWSRFFTGIEIHPAATLGRRVFIDHGMGVVIGETAQIGDDCTIYQGVTLGGTSLYKGQKRHPTLGVGVVVSAGAKVLGGFEVGDGARVGSNAVVLKPVPPGATAVGIPARIILPDAPSVQQGARQEFSAYGITPNADDPVSLALKSLIDNAALQHDRIEAVLAALDRLGEHLENTPNDPFDASELRKLMK
- a CDS encoding YdcH family protein, whose amino-acid sequence is MFPEYRDQITALKTQDARFARLFHRHNSLDQEIHNMEAGLVPASTFEIERLKKEKLLLKDQLYQILRRTTA
- a CDS encoding UDP-2,3-diacylglucosamine diphosphatase, whose amino-acid sequence is MTAISHTPVAGPLEVQAPAWFISDLHLTPGMPRTLAAFERTLARAATHARTLFILGDFFEFWVGDEETETPFAQRVALALRALAARGVAVYLMHGNRDFLLGQRFADAAGATLLPDPTMIDCAGQRVVLSHGDMLCIDDERYNRFRRWTRKRWVQRVFLALPLRARLAVARKLRADSEGNRARQRSAGAAVPVVYGDVAPAAAAELLGAAGASLLVHGHTHRPARHEEGAGVRWVLTDWDLDGAHPRAAVLQLDQDGFRLLPQTD
- the tilS gene encoding tRNA lysidine(34) synthetase TilS yields the protein MASSRKPAPRTDPSSRLTDKVAQALQAGAAFVVSGAAAAAAPTVAVALSGGRDSVALLHAACAAVARAGDSARVVALHVHHGLQAEADDWDRFCAALCAQWQVGYFVRRVSVRPAAGEGVEAAARRARYAALAAMCTDSGARLLLFAHHQDDQVETVLLRLFRGAGVAGMAGMPAMRPLDPRSGVMLLRPWLDVPRAGIEAYCAANALQWVDDPSNADDRYARNALRQHLPALQAAFPALAVNVVQAAAHFAQAGALIDQLAATALATLARAGRDPDTLSELDLPGLRALPAAQADAVLRLWLRDLGVRAPSTARLAAMREQLIAHAGGEPAIAHEGLVLRRFRERVLACVPPPAQAPEPVLLDWRGEARIVVPAWRGELHFFRDDTFGVPEAVLRQPLRLAARRGGERIVLRPGGPARALKQACQEAGIPAWRRAWLPLLWAGDTLVLAAGLGMHRRWPDAAPAPRWRVAWQPQAPASHPICRP
- a CDS encoding acetyl-CoA carboxylase carboxyltransferase subunit alpha; amino-acid sequence: MKTTFLDFEQPIAELEAKIEELRFVQDDSAVDISEEISRLAGKSQQLTKDIYANLTPWQVAQIARHPQRPYTLDYVREIFTDFHELHGDRTFADDLSIIGGLARFNGQSCMVIGHQKGRDTKERAMRNFGMPKPEGYRKAKRLMELADKFGLPIFTFVDTPGAFPGIDAEERGQSEAIGHNLYVMAGLKVPLIATIIGEGGSGGALAIAVGDVVQMLQFATYAVISPEGCASILWKTAEKAPEAAEALGLTAHRLKALGLIDKIVSEPLGGAHRDYKGMAAMLKRSLAESLRQFQGMSVKELQARRYERLLAYGKFKETGAQD